One part of the Ziziphus jujuba cultivar Dongzao chromosome 2, ASM3175591v1 genome encodes these proteins:
- the LOC107418600 gene encoding uncharacterized protein LOC107418600, producing the protein MKGGSVLRTVSFYARNCLLRLPTTITKTPPPSSLIPLASSSRTGLSFYSSGRSVPSEIHEKNDPADSADDVTGKELKKRVEKYFDGDEEAIPSIFEAILERKLAKLEGKLDEKDEELVEKIFGKREELHGDSEDHEDFESESDSDSD; encoded by the exons ATGAAAGGAGGGTCTGTGTTGAGAACTGTTTCTTTCTACGCGCGCAATTGCCTTCTCCGTCTTCCCACCACCATTACGAAAACTCCTCCTCCTTCCTCACTCATCCCACTCGCCTCCTCGAGTCGGACCGGACTCAGCTTCTACTCGTCCGGAAGATCGGTTCCATCTGAAATCCATGAGAAGAACGATCCCGCAGATTCTGCCGATGACGTCACCGGAAAAG AGCTGAAAAAGCGAGTAGAAAAGTACTTTGATGGGGATGAGGAGGCAATACCATCGATTTTTGAAGCAATTTTGGAGAGGAAGTTGGCAAAGCTGGAAGGGAAGCTTGATGAGAAAGATGAAGAATTGGTGGAAAAAATCTTTGGGAAGAGGGAAGAGCTGCATGGCGATTCCGAAGACCATGAAGATTTCGAATCCGAATCCGATTCCGATTCAGATTAA
- the LOC107418602 gene encoding uncharacterized protein LOC107418602, with protein MEEDRLDLVLVPLGLVVFGIYHVWFIFTVLHTPRRTVIGLNAESRRQWVVSMMTDPLKNGVLSVQTIRNNIMASTLLATTAITLSSLIGVFVSSTGNSGNTASQLIYGNKSPTLSSIKYFSILLCFLVAFLCNVQSIRYYAHVSFLATIPTWQGKGESIEYVARNLNRGSLFWSFGLRAFYLSFPLFLWIFGPIPMFVCSIIMSFILYFLDTTTSFTRQLHSCSIKEGVRTSDVESVGQMNVTAAEG; from the exons ATGGAAGAGGATCGCTTGGACTTAGTGCTGGTGCCTTTGGGTCTGGTTGTTTTTGGAATATACCACGTTTGGTTCATCTTCACCGTCCTCCACACTCCCAGAAGAACAGTCATCGGCCTCAATGCCGAGTCTCGTCGACAATGGGTCGTCTCCATGATGACC GATCCTTTAAAGAATGGCGTTTTGTCTGTTCAGACAATACGCAACAACATAATGgcatcgacacttttagcgacaACAGCGATCACTCTTAGTTCACTGATTGGTGTATTTGTAAGCAGTACAGGGAACTCCGGCAACACGGCATCACAATTAATATACGGCAATAAGAGTCCTACTCTCTCTTCAATCAAGTATTTCTCCATCTTGCTATGCTTCCTTGTTGCCTTTCTTTGCAATGTGCAGTCTATAAGATATTACGCCCATGTAAGTTTCTTGGCCACTATTCCTACATGGCAAGGAAAAGGAGAGTCGATTGAGTATGTTGCAAGAAATTTGAACAGAGGAAGCTTATTTTGGTCCTTCGGATTGCGAGCATTTTACTTGTCTTTCCCCCTCTTCCTCTGGATTTTTGGTCCTATACCTATGTTTGTATGCTCCATCATTATGTCATTTATTCTCTATTTCTTGGACACAACAACCAGTTTTACAAGACAACTTCACAGTTGCTCAATTAAAGAGGGTGTAAGAACTAGTGATGTGGAATCAGTTGGTCAAATGAATGTAACTGCTGCTGAAGGTTAA